The Bartonella birtlesii IBS 325 genome has a window encoding:
- a CDS encoding type II toxin-antitoxin system RelB/DinJ family antitoxin, whose product MWQRGNQRGDYECRKRYCACTHRFKNLKKVHEILATLGLTVSDFIRIAFTKVINERRLPFEMYASYAKRLKLLRRVTKGKIYTLLKT is encoded by the coding sequence ATGTGGCAAAGAGGTAACCAAAGGGGGGACTATGAATGTAGAAAAAGATATTGCGCGTGCACGCATAGATTTAAGAATTTAAAAAAAGTACATGAAATATTAGCTACTCTAGGACTTACCGTGTCTGATTTTATACGGATTGCTTTCACTAAAGTTATTAATGAAAGAAGATTGCCATTTGAGATGTATGCTTCTTATGCGAAACGCTTGAAACTTTTGAGAAGAGTGACAAAAGGGAAGATATATACGTTGCTAAAGACATGA
- a CDS encoding Fic/DOC family protein: protein MEKYKGNGDPYTDPKTGVLYNRFRINDKTTLERVESTFSYLRAFELMHVPVRGKFDLNHMKEIHKKLFGDVYEWAGQIRSVDIAKGNSMFASYNRIEGYAPKITQQLEKELYLHGLDADEFSQRAGYYMGEVNALHPFREGNGRTQREFIGQLACEAGHPINWEGVKQQEMIEASIAAHFGNSELLSVLIRKNITEFKENSRVDVV, encoded by the coding sequence GTGGAGAAGTATAAGGGAAACGGTGATCCTTATACCGATCCTAAAACCGGTGTGCTGTATAATCGGTTTAGAATTAACGATAAAACCACATTAGAGCGTGTAGAATCTACTTTTTCTTATCTGCGAGCTTTTGAACTTATGCATGTTCCTGTTCGTGGTAAGTTTGATCTCAATCACATGAAAGAGATTCATAAAAAGCTGTTTGGTGACGTATATGAATGGGCGGGGCAAATTCGTTCAGTGGATATCGCCAAAGGCAATAGTATGTTTGCTAGCTATAATCGGATTGAAGGTTATGCACCGAAGATTACGCAACAGCTTGAAAAAGAGCTCTATCTGCATGGTCTTGACGCTGATGAATTTAGCCAAAGGGCTGGATATTATATGGGTGAGGTGAATGCCTTGCATCCGTTTCGGGAGGGGAATGGGCGTACTCAACGTGAATTTATAGGGCAGCTTGCTTGTGAAGCTGGACACCCTATCAATTGGGAGGGTGTTAAGCAACAAGAAATGATAGAGGCATCAATTGCGGCACATTTTGGTAATTCTGAATTACTTTCTGTATTGATCCGTAAGAACATCACTGAATTTAAAGAAAATAGCAGAGTTGATGTTGTTTAA
- a CDS encoding antitoxin VbhA family protein: protein MLSEEEIKLRRFAAKNALASQHLEGLEPDSQVVSQMERVIIGELEISDIIKDLMERIKRGEV from the coding sequence ATGTTGAGTGAAGAGGAAATTAAGCTGCGTCGCTTTGCTGCTAAAAATGCATTGGCAAGTCAACATTTAGAGGGGTTGGAGCCAGATTCACAGGTCGTTTCTCAGATGGAGCGTGTTATTATTGGAGAGCTTGAAATAAGTGATATTATCAAGGATCTTATGGAAAGGATAAAACGTGGAGAAGTATAA